A genomic stretch from Syntrophorhabdaceae bacterium includes:
- a CDS encoding RidA family protein gives MKSILTGSAPLPVGPYSQAVLSTGGEYLFLSGQLGLDLSGAIVKGSVEAEAKQVFANIEAVLAAAGMGRRNVVKTTIFLKDMNDFSVVNSLYETFFGDHRPARSTIEVSRLPKGGLIEIEAIAVKAGGSSCQESTSAEVE, from the coding sequence ATGAAATCAATTTTGACTGGCAGCGCCCCGCTACCGGTTGGTCCCTATTCGCAAGCCGTCCTTTCAACAGGGGGTGAGTATCTCTTCTTATCGGGCCAACTTGGTCTTGACTTATCGGGAGCAATTGTCAAAGGTAGCGTCGAGGCCGAGGCCAAACAGGTATTCGCAAACATAGAAGCCGTCCTCGCCGCCGCAGGAATGGGAAGAAGAAACGTAGTTAAAACGACGATATTCTTGAAGGACATGAATGATTTCTCGGTGGTCAACAGCCTATACGAAACATTCTTCGGCGACCATAGACCGGCCCGAAGCACTATAGAAGTATCTCGGCTTCCCAAGGGAGGACTGATTGAAATCGAAGCCATAGCCGTGAAGGCAGGGGGTTCGTCTTGTCAGGAATCAACATCGGCCGAGGTAGAGTAA
- a CDS encoding D-cysteine desulfhydrase family protein produces MVHLPDKITLANLPTRIEKLSATLDNTDSPVLYIKRDDETGMETSGNKIRKLEYTLKEALALGCDSLITCGAIQSNHCRATVAASVKMGLKVCVVLRGDPVSEYDGNLLLDKLLGAEIRFVAPAEYNLRIGGIMKDIKKEMEIKGLKPYVIPSGASNGIGALGYYAAFQEIVNQENAMELHFDCIVVALGSAGTYSGLFLARNVLKDDRTILGISVSDNAAGCKKRIEEILHESTAYLNVGIPYSPDDIKVIDEYVGEGYGLCSRDELRFIADFASTEGIILDPVYTGKAMHGLMTEIKKGSLNVYRNILFIHTGGIFDIFPYKKLFESYVWKAGL; encoded by the coding sequence ATGGTCCACCTTCCCGATAAAATCACTTTAGCAAATTTACCGACAAGAATAGAAAAACTTAGCGCAACACTGGATAATACTGACAGTCCCGTCCTCTACATTAAAAGAGATGACGAGACCGGGATGGAAACCTCCGGAAATAAAATTAGAAAATTGGAATACACGTTGAAGGAAGCTCTTGCCCTCGGATGTGACTCTCTCATTACCTGCGGGGCGATACAATCTAATCACTGCAGGGCAACCGTGGCGGCTAGTGTAAAGATGGGGCTCAAGGTCTGCGTTGTATTGCGGGGCGATCCTGTCAGCGAGTACGACGGAAACTTGTTGCTGGACAAATTGTTAGGCGCTGAAATTAGATTTGTGGCACCCGCCGAATATAATCTGAGAATCGGCGGGATAATGAAAGATATAAAGAAAGAAATGGAAATCAAAGGCCTGAAGCCTTACGTGATTCCGTCAGGGGCCTCCAATGGGATAGGGGCTTTAGGCTATTACGCGGCCTTTCAAGAGATCGTGAATCAGGAAAATGCAATGGAATTACATTTTGACTGTATCGTCGTCGCGCTTGGTTCAGCCGGCACATATTCCGGGTTGTTCCTTGCACGGAATGTTTTGAAGGACGACAGGACCATTTTGGGGATCAGTGTAAGCGACAATGCAGCAGGATGCAAAAAAAGGATCGAAGAAATACTCCATGAAAGTACCGCGTATTTGAATGTTGGTATCCCGTATTCACCTGATGACATCAAGGTCATTGATGAATACGTGGGAGAAGGATACGGATTGTGCAGCCGAGATGAGCTTCGATTCATCGCCGATTTTGCCAGTACGGAGGGTATAATCCTAGATCCTGTATATACTGGAAAAGCGATGCATGGGCTAATGACAGAGATAAAGAAAGGTTCGCTCAATGTGTATCGGAACATACTCTTCATCCACACCGGGGGCATCTTCGATATATTTCCCTACAAGAAACTATTTGAGTCTTACGTGTGGAAGGCAGGCCTCTAA